The Ziziphus jujuba cultivar Dongzao chromosome 1, ASM3175591v1 genome segment GTGCcttcaaaacaagaaaaaaaaaaaaatgatcattttTCTGAGGATTCAAGTTCTTGTTTCAGCATATTCAAACTTGATATGCAAGAAACATTATATGACTTCGTATATTCAATAGTAATAAATGGTAACTAGAAATGTCAAAGCTTTGTACTTATTGGCTTTGCTTTGGAAGTTGAAGCTTTGCTCTTCTGCTGGTCTAGCATTttcttgttttaaaaataaaaataataataaaaaagggtcATTTTTTGTGAGTGTGCAAAGTTCTTTTTCAGCATATTCAAACTTGTTTTGCAGTATGTCCAATACCAACAAAATGGTAAATGGAAATGTCAAAAAACTTCTGGTACTTTTTGGCCTTGCTTTGGAAGTTGAAGCTTTTTTAACTTACCCAAGTTACTAAATTCTGCTCTTCAGTTGGTCTAGAATTATCTATAACTCTCCTTCCCGTGATCATCtctaaaaacacaactccaaAGCTGTAAACATCTGATTTTGTAGTCAATTGACCCGTCAATGCATATTCAGGTGCACAGTAACCATAGGTTCCCATGACCCTGGTGGAGACGTGGGTTTTCTCCCCTGTAGGACCTAACTTTGCAAGACCAAAATCAGAGAGCTTTGCGTTAAAATCATCATCCAATAATATATTAGATGCTTTAAAATCGCGGTATATCACTGGAGGATTGGCTTGTTCATGCAAGTATTCAAGTCCTTTAGCTGCACCTGCAGCaattttcattcttgttgtccAATCCAAAGGCTTTTTACCGGGAGCTaaatctgcaaaaaaaaaagaaaaaagaaaaaagaaaaaaaaaaaaaaaaagagtttttggtCAGAACATGACCAACATGCATATGTTGCCAatatacgtacatatatatatatatatatatacatgaatatgTATTTTGTATTTGGAAGTTTACCAAGAAGATGATCCTCTAGGGAGCCATTGCACAAGTACTCATACACCAAAATCCTCTGTTCACCATCAGCACAATATCCCACTAAATTAACGAGGTTGGGGTGCTTAAGAAGACTCAACATCAAAACTTCTACAAGGAACTCTCTGTTTCCTTGGAATCCATTCCTGTCGAGTTGCTTAATTGCAACTACCTGCGTAGGAAGAACAACAACACAAAGGGTCTCTTAGTCAGCTACATGAATTTGATGAGGGAAAGAAAATATAGTGTgataatggtaataataaaaagaatgaaACGAACAAGATATGGGGTTTCAATAGTACTTGAGTTTTGTTCTCAAGGGTTCCTTTATACACCCTCCCAAAACCTCCTTCACCTATAAGGTTATCTGCTTGAAAGTTTTGAGTTGCAACACAAAGCTCACGGAATGCAAAAATCTGAGCAGATATATTCCCTTTACCCATCTTTGTTATCTCTTCTTGTATGTATCTTTTTCTGCTACTATCTGCAACACCAATATAGGTATCCCTAATAATTTGAAGAACACATTTTAACAATTTGTTGCTACAAATCAAAGACCATATTTAGGAAAATCTTAACCAAATGGTAGAAAGAATAGTTGTTTCCAACATCATGTTAATCTAGATGACAATGACGATATAAAACATATCAAAGGCAGCTAAGAATAAAGATCTAAACTGGTAATTAGCATAGGCTTTCATTAAGGTCTCAATGCTCACAATCACAATAAATTTGCGTCTATAAAGTTCAGCATGAATGATCTTAAATTCTGAAAAAGTGGTGGATGCTTCCCAATATGAAATCCATCTCAGTCATTCTACCATGAACATATTCATGACCACGTGTTTGAAATTCAACCAAAACAATTATCCTTAATCAACTCTTCATGAgatcagataaaaaaaaaaaaaaggaaaaaaaaaaaaagtttaccaCTTTTGAAGGAAATGTTGGCAAATGATGCTAAAGTTTTAGTGTCATGATATTCCTTAATGCTTTTCTTTAGAGACTTTCTATTGACAGCCTCTTCTGACATGCAACACGAAAAGCAactcatctttttctttttttgttattttttaactgTTATTTTGACTTGATCAATCCTGTATTTAAAGGAGCATAAAACACTTGCATTTGAATCTTCGGAGAAGCTCTTAAGAGATATCGAATTTGGGTAGCTAGTAAACAAGACTTGGGTCCAGAAAAACCAGATGCTTCTTTTCTCTGGTCtctcaaaaacaaaagaaaaatattccatgttgtttgtttttcttcatttctctGCAATTCCTCCATTGAGTTCGGAAGCAAATGACTCAGTCAAATTTGCTATGTTTAGAGAAACAGAAAAACACCTGATATTGCTTTTAACTGCCTCCTTCCATTTTCTAAATAGGAATTGTTTAGACAAAATGGCTCTATTGTCCATATACTAAGCAGCCAGGTCAACATGATATAAGGATTATTTGCATGAAATCTGTCATGCCAaacaagtattttttatttatttatatggtgctatatatatatatatatatagtcttatTTTACTTGGCTTTGCCTCCCAGTTTTCCGGAGCAAAAAACTGGGCAATGACGCCCAGTAGAAACGGGCTAACTATATATGTACTGCCTTGGTACTATTTTCAGTAGGTCTCCTAGGAGTTTGTGAGTATACAGTATTATGAaagtaatttataaatttgatcCATTCTGTGAAACCAAGTTAGAGTTCTTAATTAAAGATTTAGATCATTCTCGATGGCTCATTTGACAAGAAACAGTGAAGAATTGAGAAATTCTCTCTGGATGGGACACATATTGATCAGAGGATTTTTGTTTAtggtgaaaaatatatatatatatatatattaattaatttatttgtttagtatatttttgatataatttttttaaccatgaTAATAAGAATCATTCACATTCAAAATAACAGAGCCAAATAATAACTTAAACATAAACTAACCTCTCCTCCTGGACTAAAAAATGTggtgaataattttttatgttgaaaaataaaaatacaaaattacatataataggaataaaaaaaaaaaaaaaggaattatgattttccattaaaaaaaaaaaaaaaaaagtaaagaacacctatttatatttctaaaataCATACAAGGTTAAACTCCCGAAAACACTATAATTGGATAAGATAAAACAAGTCAAATATGAAATAAGTAAAGAAGATAAAGCCAAGTGAAACGAGCAAGACCAACAAACCACATGAAAAAGGTCCATTTCAAGCTCAACACTTTTAGACTCCTCCTGAAAATAGTGAACGAACAGTTATCTGAAACAGCAATCTGAGCACTGAAAATGGGGATCCAATTGTGAAAGTTGAAAGAGTTTCTCAACCTCTGCAATTATAAGACCCTTTTTTTAAGTCTTTCTTTTCTTGCTGATACAACTTGACTCTAAACATGGTAAAAATATTCCTTATTTGTTGCTTCCAAACTGTGAGGAAAACTCGAATTGGGTATGGATCTTCAAGTCAAAAAtgaattatctatatatatatatatatatatatatcatgtacaTTGTCTCTTTGACACAACATGCCACAGGAGTACCATTATAAGTCCGGTTAGGTTCCACTTTCATTCTACCACTACCATCTTTTTAAAAGCCTAATTATTAATTTGGCTGAAAAACATAAACTTTTTTTCACCGTTGTACAAGTTCCATTTTAGAACAATAAACACAGAGGCACTTGTTCGTCAAAGAatgacatgaaaaataaaaaaaataaaaaaaggggaaaagcaTTATACTATCAAATGCGCTAAATTGCCATGTGCTAGACCAGCTTGGTCTTGCCAAACCTTGCAGCCCGTATCATAGCAACAGAACTCTCCAGCCTACAAATCCGAGCTTCTAGTTCGGTATGTCTTTGTCTAGTTCTTTCACTTTTGCTCCCAGAAGAATCCTGATCACCAGAATTCCTTTCATTTGCTTCATTGGAGGTTATCTTCAACCCATCCACTGAAGTTATAATCCTTTTAATTGTACATTTACACTCTGTAGTTCTGCTATATGCTTTTGACATCAACTTATTTTCTCCAGCAGCTCTGTTATCTGCAATTGAAGCTGATAAACTTTTAGGATTCTCCAAATCCTTACCATTAATCTCTACCTCTGAAGCCTTTTGCATTACTTTTCCCTTCTTCATACCCTTTTCTGGTGACGATCTTCCACTTCTTGGCCTTTTCACTATACCCTTGATTGCATCTTGTAAATCCAATGACTTCTTCTTCCATTCCATGTAACGGGCAGTGACACCGGCCTCAAAATGCCTGGATGGTATATATAGTTTCTTCCAACCAATCGGCTTGTTGAAATTGTTCCATGCAACCTCTGGAGTCTGATTGGATTCAGCAACACAACCCGGCAGGTCTTGATCCATTCCGAATTGCATTGCAACTCGGTGAGGCAGATACTGTTCTATACAATCAATCCCAACTAATTTGGAAACCCTCAAGCACCGAGCAAATGACTCTTGCTGTTCATTCAAACCCGGACCAACTGGAACCCACATTGCCTTTTCTCCATAAAGTGTAGAACCATTCCAGTAAACCCCTTTTGTGGTAAATGGGCACCATTTAAAGCTCTTTCCAGCTGAGTCCAGAGCCGATCTTACATCTCCAAGCTTCAAGATTTTGATTCTGTTCCATCTACCAAAAAATGGGTCACCACGCTTGATGATATTAGGCTGAGCCTGCAATGCTGTAAATCTCTCTAATGCCCAAATCTGAAGTAACTGAAGTGGTGACCAAATGTTGAGCTCCAACACACAGTTTCCATTCTCACCCCTATCCAATTTGGTCGAAGCAACAATGGTTTTTTTCAACAGACTCAAATCTTTGTAGATGCTAGCAAGAACAGCCGGAGCTAGAGCTATTCGTGTTCCTCTAGCAAGATGGATAGCGATAGGGACAACAACCTTCCTGATCAAGTTGGAATTAGCAAAAACGAACATTGACAGCCAAGTTGCGAGAAAAGCTTCGTGCTCGATTTCGCTTCCCTTCCCCATGAACATCTTCATCCATGCTAATTGATTGGTGGTATGGGATTTTCTCTTCCCGGATTGTGTTTGGGCTTGGATCAGCTTCTTATGAATTTCCTTCATCTGTGCAGTCTCGAGTGGGCTGAAGACAGAGTCTCCCAAAACAGAGTAACCCCCCATAACCATTACATCTTCTAAGGTGATTGTTGCTTCACCCCATGGAAAGCTGAAAGATTTAGTCTCGGGACACCATCTCTCAGAGATCCCCAAAACCACATTTTCATCTTTCTTTATTTCGAATGTTGAATTCATGATCCCGTTGTAAATACCAGCTTGTTTCCAAACAGCTTGATGCTTGTGCCGCAAGAAATGAACCCATTTTCTCCAATACCTTGGTCGGCATGGCCATCCATTGAAATTAATATTCAGAGGCCACTCACTTGGATCAAACTTAGGTGGCAGGGATGAACGAGAACGTGAAACAGGGTCAAGGGATTCTTCATCAGTGAAGGTCTCAGCAGAGGGCTTGAGAAAATGAGCTGTTCTGAGAATGGGGCTACCGTCATCACCAGAGGGTGAAACCATGAGCTCCTGTCTCTCATCGACTATGGACTCTTCTGATGTTTCTGCCATTGTTTGAAAGCAAAGAGGTAAAAGGAAAGATTTTTCTGGTTGTTTTCTTTATAAGAGAGATTGACGGCTAATGGGGTTTCTAGATGTATTGGGAAtcacattctttcttttttctttcagcAAACCTTTGTTAACCTTGTTTGGTTAccaggagaaaaaaaataaataaataaattctattaaatgGTGTTTCTTTTGTAGCTTTCTGTTTCTCTGCAAGGAAGTAACAATGGAGACTTTTCCTtaaaagacatatatatatatatatatattatatttaccaATGGAGTTCCAAACATGGCAATTGAGATTACTTCTttttgaattcttttattttctggtCGTACTAATTTGTATTTGTTTCCAAATGGACACTTCTTGTTTTGGCAAGTGGACAGTACTTTTTCTTTATTGTACACCTAAATAGTTCCTTTTAATATCACTTCCaaactaatatttattttttacttagcCCCCTCCAGTTACAAATTTTGCTAACATTATTCCTCGAaccatgtatacatatatatatatatattatttttttttttttgggggaaagaAACCTCAATTCCATTGAGAAATAGAACTAAAGTCTTCCTGTAAAATAGAAGAAAGCCAAGATGGCTCCTCTTCcatccaacattttttttttgttgtcatTTTAGTGCAGTCAAacattttgatgaaattaactACACATAACCTATATAACTTTctttataaacaattttatttgttcttatATAGTGTGCAACACTAATTTGACCAAATTTATTAGAGAACATTATATAATTGACCCAATTGGATACAAATACAATTGTTTGAGTGGCAATGTGTAATAAATTGTAGTTTAGGTGCAAAGTGAAAACCACGGTATAGTTTGAGTTAGAATGATATATACCAGATTTTTCTCTTCTATTGTTTAAAGTGTTTCACATTTTCTTTCCCTTAATAATCTGTGGTGTACTTCTtgaatatattctttttttacttttttcggtttttttttttctttttttgggatcaATGTTCCTGATGTAGATgtgttgcccttttttttttttttttaaaaaaaaaaagcattttagtCTAAAATTAACAAGAAGGGCTAGAATTAACTCCACCAAAACCtattaacataataaataaagaaaaacacacaGACTTCTCCTTTGACTAATTTGTGAGtgttcattaaaaaaaacaaaatttgttaatgctgaaaatgatttaaaaaaatgatgaataaaaATGTAGGGTTTTGCAGTAAATAATGATTAATGACTTTTAACaggtaaataattaaaaaaaaaattgtagtgtAAATAAAGAGATTTTTAACAAATGATagcattaatatttaaaaaactgtggtcttaataatattttctgGATTATTTAAACTACTAATTAGACAGAATAGGTGTTCTTTAGGATTTAAGAATGTTAAAGGgctaaaaaatgaataaataatactaggaaaattaaataaatatatcaaatgttatttgttagtattttgttgattaacatattattataacttaattatggataaatgaacttttaaaaagataaatgtaACTGCATATAAACTAATGAAATATTAATACATGACATTTgatacattttttaatatatttagttggtatctttagtattattcaaaatgaatatttctTCAGTGGATTAGTCGACTCAACTGTTCAATCCACCGTTAGAAGGGAGGTAGctgtaaattattttcaattttatggaTGATAATATACCAATCCAAGAGAGATATCTTGtaacattggtaaaatataaGCGAGATAGAGTGTAAATGTAAaagttaaacaaataattttatgaagTCCAATGCTAAACGATAATACACAACCATACCAACATATAATAGttacttaataataataataataataataatcccaaCCCAACCAATTTTTTCTTTCAGTTTTTTGGGAAAGCATATCTGATATGATACTGAGAGGAAAAAGGAGAAATATCCCCATTTTGTTATTCCAATTTGTagacaaacaataaaaaagctCCTATTTGTATGGACTTGCCATTCCAGGACAGTATTCTATTCTCTCTATTAGATTATATATGGAAACGTATCAACATCAATATATTCTTCCAAACAGaattttagatgcactatacCATAGTAATTTGGTGAAAAACCTTTAACTCCATATTGGTATACAGAGAACTGGGAAGTGCACTGAGATTAGAAAATTTAAACTCAGGGAACAGTGAATGGATAGTTGACTAAAATTAATGGCATAAATCTGATGAGTTCAAACATTTAATCTAAGATTTCCTAATCAGATGGGGTAGTCC includes the following:
- the LOC107432229 gene encoding probable serine/threonine-protein kinase PBL23 isoform X2, yielding MGKGNISAQIFAFRELCVATQNFQADNLIGEGGFGRVYKGTLENKTQVVAIKQLDRNGFQGNREFLVEVLMLSLLKHPNLVNLVGYCADGEQRILVYEYLCNGSLEDHLLDLAPGKKPLDWTTRMKIAAGAAKGLEYLHEQANPPVIYRDFKASNILLDDDFNAKLSDFGLAKLGPTGEKTHVSTRVMGTYGYCAPEYALTGQLTTKSDVYSFGVVFLEMITGRRVIDNSRPTEEQNLVTWAQPLFKDRRHFTLMADPLLEGNYPVKALYQALAVAAMCLQEEADTRPLISDVVTALEFLAVNKISEDATDNVVDTNSQDSNSQGGGDIETDNEESKTD
- the LOC107432229 gene encoding probable serine/threonine-protein kinase PBL23 isoform X1, with product MSCFSCCMSEEAVNRKSLKKSIKEYHDTKTLASFANISFKSDSSRKRYIQEEITKMGKGNISAQIFAFRELCVATQNFQADNLIGEGGFGRVYKGTLENKTQVVAIKQLDRNGFQGNREFLVEVLMLSLLKHPNLVNLVGYCADGEQRILVYEYLCNGSLEDHLLDLAPGKKPLDWTTRMKIAAGAAKGLEYLHEQANPPVIYRDFKASNILLDDDFNAKLSDFGLAKLGPTGEKTHVSTRVMGTYGYCAPEYALTGQLTTKSDVYSFGVVFLEMITGRRVIDNSRPTEEQNLVTWAQPLFKDRRHFTLMADPLLEGNYPVKALYQALAVAAMCLQEEADTRPLISDVVTALEFLAVNKISEDATDNVVDTNSQDSNSQGGGDIETDNEESKTD
- the LOC125420646 gene encoding uncharacterized protein LOC125420646, with amino-acid sequence MAETSEESIVDERQELMVSPSGDDGSPILRTAHFLKPSAETFTDEESLDPVSRSRSSLPPKFDPSEWPLNINFNGWPCRPRYWRKWVHFLRHKHQAVWKQAGIYNGIMNSTFEIKKDENVVLGISERWCPETKSFSFPWGEATITLEDVMVMGGYSVLGDSVFSPLETAQMKEIHKKLIQAQTQSGKRKSHTTNQLAWMKMFMGKGSEIEHEAFLATWLSMFVFANSNLIRKVVVPIAIHLARGTRIALAPAVLASIYKDLSLLKKTIVASTKLDRGENGNCVLELNIWSPLQLLQIWALERFTALQAQPNIIKRGDPFFGRWNRIKILKLGDVRSALDSAGKSFKWCPFTTKGVYWNGSTLYGEKAMWVPVGPGLNEQQESFARCLRVSKLVGIDCIEQYLPHRVAMQFGMDQDLPGCVAESNQTPEVAWNNFNKPIGWKKLYIPSRHFEAGVTARYMEWKKKSLDLQDAIKGIVKRPRSGRSSPEKGMKKGKVMQKASEVEINGKDLENPKSLSASIADNRAAGENKLMSKAYSRTTECKCTIKRIITSVDGLKITSNEANERNSGDQDSSGSKSERTRQRHTELEARICRLESSVAMIRAARFGKTKLV